The following DNA comes from Flavisolibacter ginsenosidimutans.
ATACCGTCCGGGTGAAATACTAATGAAGTACAGGCACTGCTTTTTTTTCTTCCTGCTTTCTTTCTTTTGCGTCTGCACACATGCACAGGTAAGCGTTGGCGACACAACCGACGTTGTAGAAATATTGCAAAGCCGCAAACTTGAATTCAAGAAATTACCCGATGGCACGCAGGTGCAAATACTGGCCGGTAACGTGAAGCTAAAACAAGCCGGCACTTTGTTTACCTGCGACAGTTGCGTTCTGAACGATGCGGCAAAAACCTTTCTGGCTTTTGGACACGTTCATATTAATGATGGTGATACGTCGCAAGTCTGGTCAAACAATCTGCGCTATTTATACGGAAACAAATACGCTTATCTCACCGGTAATGTAAAACTTACTGATGGCCGCGGCACGTTAACCACCAATAACCTTGAATACGATGTGGCGCGAAAGATTGGCACTTACAAAGGCGGCGGCAAAGTGGTAAACAAACGCACAACAGTTACAAGCGAAGAAGGTGTTTATTATGCCGACATCAAGGACGTTTATTTTAAAAAGAATGTGTTGATGAAAGATCCGGCAAACACCATAAAAACGGATTCGATTCTTTACAACACAGAGATGCGCACGGCAAGGTTTATTTCGCGAACGGTAATTACAGATACCAGCGGAAGAAGAATTGTCACCACCGAAGGCGATTACGATGAAAAGACAGGCAGAACGAATTTTACCCAACGCACCACCATTGTGGACAAATCATTAACCGTTACGGGCGATGAAATAAAGTCCGATGATTCAACCGGCATTGTGCAGATACGCGGACGCGGTGTACTGATAGACACGGCAAAAAAGATTGTAATTCTTGCCAACAGCATTTTTGCCAACAAAAAAACCGAAGCTTTTTTAGCAACGCAGAAACCCTTGATGATCATAAAGCAGGAAAAGGACTCCATCTACATTGCCGCCGATACGTTGTTCTCCGCACGCCTCTCCGACCTTTACGTTGATACGTCAAAAAAAGCCGCAAAGCCAAAACCAAACGACAGCACCAACCGTTACTTTGAAGCCTACCGGAACGTAAGAGTTTTCTCCGATTCGGTTCAGGCCGTAAGCGACAGCTTGTTTTATTCCTTCAAAGATTCTGTTTTTCGCTTGTACCAAAATCCGGTGGTGTGGAGCCGCAAAACGCAAATTACCGGCGACACCATTTACCTGCACACCAAAAACAAAAAGCCAACTTTCATTAAAGTCATTGAAAAAAGTTTCATGGTCAGCGAAGTGCAGCCAACGGTTTACAACCAGATTAAAAGCACCAACATGGACGGCTATTTTACGGATGGGGCGCTCGATTCAGTAAAGGCGCGGGGCGCTGCAGAATCCGTTTATTTTATTCAAAACCAAGACAGCGCTTTTAGCAGCGTCAACCAAACCAAAAGCGACCGCATAGATATTTATTTTGACAGCGGGGAATTGCACAAGGTCGTTCTTCGAAGTTCAGTCCAGGGCACGATGTATCCCATCAAGCAAAAGGAGCCTTCACAAATGCATCTTGAAAATTTTCAATGGCTCGACAAGCGAAGGCCAAAGACAAAGTATGAATTGTTTGAATAGAAGAAAGAACGTGTGAAGTAAATAACAACCTGCTGCAATCAGCGGTTACCGCACTCGTGCCAACTGTTTTAGTAAGTTCCAAAACAACATCACCACAAAATCCTGAGTCTTCTTATTTCTTCTCTTGTTTCCCGGTAGAAAAATATCGGGCTATGCAGCTTTTTCTTTTATTTTTATATCCTTATTCAATCAATGCTTTGGAGAGAGAGAACATCTTCTCAAAAAACAAGGATTGCTTGCAAATGAACCCAGTTCCATTTCCGGGAAAAATCAAAACGTTTGCGCTGTTGACTCGTGCCGCGGCCCTAAACCGCAACGGTCTGCCATTTATTTGTCGCAGTGCTCTCATCATTCTTTCATTTGCTGCCGTTGAACCATCGGAAAACCGGGTTTGTAAAACCCCTTTCAATATTTCGTAACCGTTTAATTATTGATTAAAAAACACGCTAAAAAAGAACATTATGAGAAGACTGCTACGTTTTATTTTCCTTGCGTTAAGCCTGTTGTTGACGGGCTATTTTGCGCAAGCACAAGACCGAAACATTACCGGTCATCTTACCTCAACGGATAACGCACCTATCGCGGGGGCAACGGTAACTGTAAAAGGAACTCAACGTTCAACCACCACAGACGCCAACGGCAACTTTAAAATCAGCGCTAAAAAAGGCGATGTTTTACTGTTTACGTATGTTGGTATGCAAGGAAAAGAAGCAACGGTTGGCAATGGCAATACGCTTAGTCTTCAACT
Coding sequences within:
- a CDS encoding OstA-like protein, producing the protein MKYRHCFFFFLLSFFCVCTHAQVSVGDTTDVVEILQSRKLEFKKLPDGTQVQILAGNVKLKQAGTLFTCDSCVLNDAAKTFLAFGHVHINDGDTSQVWSNNLRYLYGNKYAYLTGNVKLTDGRGTLTTNNLEYDVARKIGTYKGGGKVVNKRTTVTSEEGVYYADIKDVYFKKNVLMKDPANTIKTDSILYNTEMRTARFISRTVITDTSGRRIVTTEGDYDEKTGRTNFTQRTTIVDKSLTVTGDEIKSDDSTGIVQIRGRGVLIDTAKKIVILANSIFANKKTEAFLATQKPLMIIKQEKDSIYIAADTLFSARLSDLYVDTSKKAAKPKPNDSTNRYFEAYRNVRVFSDSVQAVSDSLFYSFKDSVFRLYQNPVVWSRKTQITGDTIYLHTKNKKPTFIKVIEKSFMVSEVQPTVYNQIKSTNMDGYFTDGALDSVKARGAAESVYFIQNQDSAFSSVNQTKSDRIDIYFDSGELHKVVLRSSVQGTMYPIKQKEPSQMHLENFQWLDKRRPKTKYELFE